From the Microbacterium sp. W4I4 genome, one window contains:
- the wecB gene encoding non-hydrolyzing UDP-N-acetylglucosamine 2-epimerase — MLKIMTVVGTRPEIIRLSETIKLLDDHADHVLVHTGQNYDYELNEVFFSDLGLRRPDYFLEADTSSLGSTLGSIMIKIEKLILTEKPDAFLILGDTNSSISALIAKRLKVPVFHMEAGNRSFDENVPEEINRRLVDHISDYNLVYTEHARRNLLAEGIHPSRILLTGSPMQEVLAQNRSQIEMSGVLEQQGLSRDGYFLVSLHREENVDHPVRLRSAVRALQSLHEEYSLPVLVSTHPRTRKRLEGLGSINSEGLIFHPPFGFHDYIKLQLNARLTLSDSGTISEESSILKFAAVTMRDFIERPEALDVGTIITTGLEKDAILDAVRMSLSLDEHCTTASIPAEYEIGDTSRRVLAFIRSVSHSHRMRTGVRGNDSLEG; from the coding sequence ATGCTCAAGATTATGACGGTCGTGGGCACCCGCCCGGAGATTATCCGCCTCTCCGAAACGATCAAGTTACTCGACGATCACGCCGACCATGTGCTCGTGCACACCGGTCAGAACTACGACTATGAGTTAAACGAGGTGTTCTTCTCGGATTTGGGTCTACGTCGTCCAGATTATTTCCTCGAAGCGGATACATCTTCCCTCGGTTCGACTTTGGGCAGCATCATGATCAAGATAGAGAAGCTTATTCTCACGGAGAAGCCTGATGCATTCTTGATCCTTGGGGACACGAATAGCAGCATATCCGCGTTGATTGCAAAGCGCTTGAAGGTCCCGGTATTTCATATGGAGGCGGGCAACCGGTCCTTTGACGAGAACGTTCCTGAGGAAATCAATCGGCGTCTCGTGGACCATATCTCTGACTACAATTTGGTCTACACTGAGCATGCGCGACGGAATCTCCTCGCAGAAGGCATTCATCCCTCCCGGATTCTGTTGACCGGTTCTCCGATGCAGGAGGTTCTGGCACAGAACCGATCGCAGATCGAGATGAGCGGCGTACTTGAGCAGCAGGGCCTTTCCAGAGACGGCTACTTTTTGGTGAGTTTGCATCGGGAGGAGAATGTCGATCACCCCGTTCGTCTTCGCTCTGCAGTGCGTGCCTTGCAATCGCTTCATGAGGAATATTCGCTGCCGGTTCTCGTCTCTACGCATCCACGCACACGGAAAAGGCTTGAGGGCCTCGGCTCAATCAATAGCGAAGGTTTGATTTTTCATCCCCCGTTTGGGTTTCATGACTACATTAAACTTCAGCTGAACGCGCGGCTCACGCTCTCGGACAGCGGAACCATCAGCGAAGAATCCAGCATCCTCAAGTTCGCTGCCGTCACGATGCGGGATTTCATTGAACGTCCCGAGGCGCTCGACGTCGGTACGATCATCACGACAGGGTTGGAGAAGGACGCTATCCTCGATGCCGTCCGAATGAGTTTGAGTCTCGATGAGCACTGCACGACTGCATCGATCCCGGCAGAGTACGAGATTGGCGACACGTCTAGACGAGTGCTCGCCTTCATCCGCTCCGTCTCGCACTCCCATCGTATGCGTACGGGAGTGCGCGGGAACGATTCACTCGAGGGATAG
- a CDS encoding sugar nucleotide-binding protein, translated as MSKILVLGATGMLGSAVMAHASELGLDVAGTTTQREVADRSPDELIYFDAATTPVAEVVGSLAEQDLVINCVGLIKHLIDDASLYSRERAIALNANLPHQLDRASRERGFRIIQIATDCVYDGRLGSYVEESSHNEGDVYGQTKSLGEVPSPQIMHIRASIIGRELREHRSLVDWAVLQPKEAVIRGYTDHFWNGVTTTAFARVALGVVRNGIWRPGLAHLVPADSVSKYELLGLILRTFGRDDIEVVPTETGSPVNRTLASSDPARNEALWAAGGYTVLPTIADMVKDLERVQGEDQ; from the coding sequence ATGTCGAAGATCCTCGTTCTTGGAGCGACTGGAATGCTTGGGTCTGCAGTGATGGCGCACGCATCCGAGCTCGGACTGGATGTTGCCGGGACTACGACTCAGCGCGAGGTCGCCGACAGATCGCCGGATGAACTGATCTACTTCGATGCCGCCACTACGCCCGTGGCAGAAGTCGTTGGTAGTTTGGCTGAGCAGGACCTAGTGATCAACTGCGTCGGGTTGATCAAACACTTGATTGACGACGCGTCGCTCTACAGTCGTGAGCGTGCAATTGCCCTTAACGCCAACTTGCCGCATCAGTTAGATCGGGCCTCGCGAGAAAGAGGGTTCCGAATCATTCAAATTGCGACGGACTGTGTGTACGACGGCAGGCTCGGGTCATACGTTGAGGAATCCTCCCACAATGAGGGCGATGTCTACGGGCAGACGAAATCTCTCGGGGAAGTTCCCAGCCCCCAGATTATGCATATCCGTGCATCAATCATTGGGCGTGAACTGCGCGAGCACCGATCGCTCGTTGATTGGGCAGTTTTACAACCTAAGGAAGCGGTGATTCGCGGATATACCGATCATTTCTGGAACGGAGTGACTACTACGGCCTTCGCACGGGTGGCGCTAGGAGTGGTGAGGAACGGCATCTGGCGACCGGGGCTCGCTCACCTTGTCCCAGCAGATTCTGTCTCGAAGTATGAGTTGCTGGGACTGATCCTGCGAACATTCGGACGTGACGATATCGAAGTAGTGCCAACTGAGACTGGGAGCCCAGTGAATCGGACGTTGGCATCCTCGGATCCAGCGCGCAACGAAGCGCTATGGGCCGCCGGTGGTTACACGGTTCTGCCTACTATTGCGGACATGGTTAAGGATCTAGAACGAGTTCAAGGGGAAGATCAATGA
- a CDS encoding polysaccharide biosynthesis protein, with amino-acid sequence MNDSYTGKRVLVTGGTGSFGHTVAAQLLGRDVGEVRILSRDEAKQDLMRHEVSDSRLRFYVGDVRDYESVERASRDVDYVFHAAALKQVPSCEFFPMEAVRTNVMGSENVVRAAEKNDVRSVVCLSTDKAVYPVNAMGMSKALMEKVAQSHGLNNPKTATTVSCVRYGNVMYSRGSVIPLFIKQLQSGKNLTVTNPAMTRFMMSLAHSVDLVDFAFTNAAQGDLFIRKAPACTIGDLAQAVINLFQSSAKVEVIGTRHAEKLSEALATREELSRAYDMGEYFRVPADKRDLNYSAYFEEGDPSQSQFEDYDSHTADRLSVEGVEALLLTLPEIRAVLASAGITPSERKAESSRVDR; translated from the coding sequence GTGAACGACTCATACACAGGCAAGCGGGTTCTCGTAACAGGAGGCACAGGGTCGTTCGGCCACACCGTCGCGGCTCAACTATTGGGACGTGACGTCGGTGAAGTCAGGATCTTGAGCAGGGATGAGGCAAAACAGGACCTCATGCGTCACGAAGTCAGTGATAGCCGTTTGAGGTTCTATGTCGGCGATGTGCGGGACTATGAAAGCGTCGAACGCGCATCCCGCGATGTTGACTATGTGTTCCACGCGGCCGCTCTGAAGCAGGTGCCCTCATGCGAATTCTTCCCTATGGAAGCTGTTCGAACTAATGTCATGGGCAGTGAAAACGTCGTCAGGGCAGCAGAAAAGAATGACGTAAGGTCGGTGGTTTGTCTTAGCACGGACAAGGCGGTTTACCCGGTCAACGCGATGGGAATGTCCAAAGCGTTGATGGAAAAGGTTGCGCAATCTCACGGACTTAACAATCCGAAGACGGCTACTACGGTCTCCTGCGTCCGCTATGGCAACGTGATGTACTCGAGAGGGTCGGTTATCCCTCTGTTCATCAAACAATTGCAGTCGGGAAAGAACTTGACAGTCACAAATCCCGCCATGACTCGATTTATGATGTCACTTGCCCATTCGGTCGATCTTGTCGATTTCGCCTTCACGAACGCCGCCCAGGGGGATCTGTTCATTCGGAAGGCGCCAGCGTGCACGATCGGTGATCTCGCGCAGGCAGTGATCAACCTGTTCCAGTCTTCCGCGAAGGTGGAAGTGATCGGCACAAGGCACGCAGAAAAGCTTTCCGAGGCACTTGCCACCCGTGAAGAGTTGTCGAGGGCGTACGACATGGGAGAGTACTTTCGGGTTCCTGCAGACAAACGGGATCTGAACTACTCTGCATACTTCGAGGAAGGTGATCCTAGCCAATCCCAGTTCGAGGACTATGACTCTCACACCGCCGACAGGCTTAGTGTAGAGGGTGTCGAAGCGCTGCTGCTTACGCTTCCAGAAATCCGAGCCGTGCTTGCGTCCGCAGGCATCACGCCGTCGGAGCGTAAAGCGGAATCAAGTAGAGTCGACCGCTGA
- a CDS encoding glycosyltransferase family 4 protein, translating into MKVGILSQWFDPEPGPASLPGVYARELIARGHEVRVLTGFPNYPDGVLYDGFRIRPRTREHSPGMDVTRVALYPNHSSSSFGRIANYVSFLASATALSGAALKDADAVWVYNSPPTVGLPLLWHTRWGRKPFFLHVQDLWPDSMIDSGMLPQGLVGTIAASVMARVVRVTERHAAVIGVSSRSVRDILLSRHPEIDPQKIVYAPNPTNEALFRPVDAIRAEKGIPAKAADVVQIMYAGAVGDVQGLDTLLDAAALLRGRADIRVTIVGDGISRQRLERRTQEERLTNVRFLGRVSQDTIPELIARAQVQLVSLSDAPFLAYTTPSKIASLLASGVPIIGHLAGDGARMISDAEAGLVVRPGDTEGLAAAITRMADAGSSQWAGYGERGRRYYDSHLSVRSTTAAIVDSLSNVINSNGGRG; encoded by the coding sequence ATGAAAGTCGGCATCCTCAGCCAGTGGTTTGACCCAGAGCCCGGGCCGGCATCGCTACCCGGTGTCTACGCCCGCGAGCTGATTGCGCGAGGCCACGAAGTTCGTGTGCTCACCGGGTTTCCCAATTATCCCGATGGAGTGCTTTACGACGGCTTTCGCATTCGCCCGCGGACTCGAGAGCACAGCCCGGGTATGGATGTCACAAGGGTCGCCCTCTACCCGAATCACAGTTCCTCGTCGTTCGGACGCATTGCCAACTATGTGTCCTTTCTCGCGTCGGCGACAGCCCTGTCGGGCGCAGCTCTTAAGGACGCAGATGCGGTTTGGGTGTATAACTCGCCTCCGACCGTAGGGCTTCCGCTGCTCTGGCACACGAGATGGGGGCGCAAGCCGTTCTTCCTCCATGTGCAGGACCTTTGGCCGGATTCGATGATCGACAGCGGAATGCTGCCACAAGGGCTCGTGGGAACCATCGCTGCATCTGTGATGGCGAGGGTGGTGCGCGTAACCGAACGGCATGCTGCAGTCATCGGGGTCAGCTCGCGCAGCGTGCGCGACATCTTGCTGTCACGACACCCGGAGATCGATCCGCAGAAGATTGTTTACGCTCCCAATCCGACGAACGAGGCCCTCTTCCGACCTGTGGACGCCATCCGTGCCGAAAAGGGCATTCCAGCCAAGGCGGCAGACGTGGTGCAGATCATGTATGCGGGCGCAGTGGGCGACGTACAGGGGCTCGACACGCTTCTCGACGCCGCTGCACTCCTCCGAGGTCGAGCTGACATCCGCGTGACGATCGTGGGCGACGGTATCAGCCGACAACGACTTGAGCGGCGCACTCAGGAGGAGCGCCTCACGAATGTCAGGTTCCTCGGCCGAGTATCGCAGGACACGATCCCAGAGCTCATCGCGCGTGCGCAGGTCCAGCTTGTGAGTCTTTCCGATGCGCCGTTCCTGGCCTACACGACACCGAGTAAGATCGCATCCCTGCTTGCTTCGGGGGTTCCGATAATCGGCCACCTCGCCGGAGATGGCGCTCGTATGATCAGCGATGCCGAGGCAGGTCTCGTGGTACGCCCGGGAGACACCGAGGGGCTCGCCGCTGCCATCACCCGGATGGCTGATGCCGGCTCCTCTCAATGGGCAGGGTACGGTGAACGAGGGCGTCGCTATTACGATTCCCACTTGTCTGTGCGGTCCACGACGGCAGCGATCGTCGATTCCCTTTCGAATGTAATAAACAGCAATGGAGGCCGAGGGTGA
- a CDS encoding NAD-dependent epimerase/dehydratase family protein produces MDGINGISGLHGMVVGGAFATIGVMLDFSWLIAVGLLIAVVFAVFLPWNLLPPGMFLGDVGSYLLGSFVAAATIAAVFVGAPLLTVFAPLSIYLVDTISVLVRRASRREAVLSAHRTHAYQRLTDTGLSHVQVSILVALLSGINAGLGIVAMRGGVWFWGALVGICLVCALYLLLPRLRGSKLPLRSTHPVGQIEQPLAVAPRQSFRPQRYAVIGATGFVGAAVVAYLRAQNIDVVGVRGPRVKLSPQCHDPFEIASAIGDQHVVADLTRMIGRVDVVINAAGLATPDATASEELYGANALLPVLVAKAAAAAGARRVIHLSSAATQGRRAVLDESLEVSPFSPYSRSKALGERAFLVSCLADSAPDLIVVRATSVQGPGRRTTETLRRVAQSPLASVAGTGSQPTVVSSIDGLVAFVTGVARSEQELGPIMLQPWEGFSASDVLRSAGGRVPRSLPPVLCRALITIARTIGVVVPEIAGAARRLELMWLGQRQVSSFSSSFPAVQRERLERILSDGVHHETGSGAAT; encoded by the coding sequence ATGGACGGAATTAATGGCATCTCAGGACTGCACGGGATGGTTGTCGGCGGGGCATTCGCGACGATCGGCGTAATGCTCGACTTCTCATGGCTCATCGCTGTGGGGCTGCTGATCGCCGTCGTGTTCGCGGTCTTCCTGCCGTGGAATCTACTGCCGCCGGGAATGTTCCTCGGAGATGTCGGCAGCTATCTGCTCGGCAGCTTCGTGGCGGCCGCGACCATCGCCGCAGTATTCGTCGGGGCGCCACTGCTCACGGTGTTCGCCCCACTGTCGATATACCTTGTTGACACGATCTCGGTGCTTGTCCGGCGGGCGAGCCGCCGTGAGGCGGTCCTTAGCGCGCACCGGACGCATGCGTACCAGCGTCTGACTGACACGGGTCTATCACACGTTCAGGTCTCGATACTCGTGGCGTTGCTCTCTGGGATCAACGCTGGACTCGGGATAGTGGCAATGCGCGGCGGCGTTTGGTTCTGGGGAGCGCTAGTTGGCATCTGCCTTGTCTGTGCACTTTACCTCCTGCTGCCGCGGTTACGCGGAAGCAAGCTCCCGTTGCGGTCTACACACCCCGTAGGCCAGATTGAGCAGCCTCTCGCGGTCGCGCCACGACAGAGCTTCCGCCCGCAGCGCTATGCGGTAATCGGGGCGACAGGATTCGTTGGGGCAGCCGTCGTTGCGTATCTTCGCGCTCAGAACATCGACGTCGTCGGGGTTCGCGGACCTCGCGTGAAGCTATCGCCACAATGTCACGACCCATTCGAGATCGCCTCAGCGATCGGGGATCAACACGTTGTCGCTGATCTGACAAGAATGATCGGACGGGTGGACGTCGTGATTAACGCCGCAGGGCTTGCGACGCCAGACGCCACCGCTAGCGAGGAGCTTTATGGGGCCAATGCGCTTCTGCCTGTACTCGTAGCCAAGGCCGCGGCAGCTGCGGGAGCACGACGGGTGATTCACCTCAGTTCTGCCGCCACGCAGGGCCGTCGTGCCGTTCTCGACGAGAGCCTCGAGGTTTCGCCGTTCTCGCCTTATTCGCGATCCAAGGCGCTGGGGGAACGAGCCTTTCTCGTTTCGTGTCTAGCGGATTCCGCTCCGGACCTGATCGTGGTTCGAGCGACTTCTGTGCAAGGTCCTGGGCGACGAACGACAGAGACGCTTCGCAGGGTCGCGCAGTCTCCGCTGGCCAGTGTGGCAGGCACCGGGAGTCAACCAACGGTGGTGAGTAGCATTGATGGGCTAGTCGCCTTCGTCACTGGCGTTGCGCGAAGCGAGCAGGAGCTCGGTCCGATCATGTTGCAGCCATGGGAGGGATTCTCGGCCTCAGATGTGCTCCGCAGCGCAGGAGGCCGAGTGCCACGTAGCCTGCCTCCTGTTCTGTGTCGGGCGCTGATCACGATCGCTCGTACCATCGGCGTTGTCGTCCCGGAGATCGCCGGCGCAGCCCGCCGTTTGGAATTGATGTGGCTAGGGCAACGGCAAGTGTCCTCCTTCTCGAGTTCGTTCCCTGCGGTTCAGCGTGAGCGACTGGAGCGTATTCTCTCGGACGGCGTGCACCATGAGACGGGATCGGGAGCAGCAACATGA
- a CDS encoding nucleoside-diphosphate sugar epimerase/dehydratase: MRAEEANLAVPPTGEITVVPAVSLAQRRRRAWAAVVDALAWGTGVLLAVALRFEFSMAPEGWTVTLLLALVAAGIHVTIGYATKLYRGRHTYGSFDEVRLLAMIVLSITIVLGLVIAVIGNAVHVPRGTVFLAAPIVLLLMFGVRYFARLVLDHSRKPGADAEPAIIVGAGFIADRMLHNMTTDPTSPIRPVGLLDDDPAKKNLVLRGVPVLGRTSDVADVVKRTGATMVVVAMGQADSVMLRRISDHAESVGARVAVTPTLNAMMSGEEAPTDVRDISIEDLIGRHPVDTNVELIAGYVTGKRVLVTGAGGSIGSELCRQLSKFGPAELIMLDRDETGLQVAQLGVSGHGLLNNREVVLANIREADVINGIFDDRRPEVVFHAAALKHLPMLEQYPDEGWKTNVLGSLNVLNAARRVGVTHFVNVSTDKAANPSSVLGHSKRVAEKLTAWAAQETGMNYVSVRFGNVIGSRGSMLPTFQTLIREGRPITVTHPEATRYFMTIPEACQLVIQAGGIGRPGEVLILDMGEPVSILEVAKRMISMSGKNIEIIFTGLRPGEKLHEVLVGAKEHLERPFHPKISHTHADPISPERLDNAGWKARMAEKPRNNDTSVIPP, encoded by the coding sequence ATGAGGGCTGAAGAAGCCAATTTAGCCGTGCCACCGACCGGTGAGATCACCGTCGTACCTGCCGTCTCCCTTGCGCAGCGACGGCGTCGGGCCTGGGCGGCCGTGGTCGATGCGCTGGCGTGGGGAACCGGCGTGCTCCTCGCGGTGGCGCTGCGCTTCGAGTTCTCGATGGCGCCCGAAGGCTGGACGGTCACCCTGCTGCTCGCTCTGGTCGCGGCCGGAATCCACGTGACCATCGGCTACGCGACCAAGCTGTACCGCGGACGCCACACCTACGGCTCGTTCGACGAAGTCCGTCTGCTCGCCATGATCGTGCTCAGCATCACGATCGTGCTGGGGCTCGTCATCGCCGTGATCGGCAATGCCGTGCACGTGCCGCGCGGCACCGTGTTCCTGGCGGCGCCGATCGTGCTGCTGCTCATGTTCGGGGTGCGCTATTTCGCCCGTCTGGTGCTCGACCACTCGCGCAAGCCGGGTGCCGATGCCGAGCCGGCGATCATCGTCGGCGCCGGCTTTATCGCCGATCGCATGCTGCACAACATGACGACCGACCCGACATCCCCGATCCGGCCGGTTGGTCTGCTCGACGACGACCCGGCGAAGAAGAACCTCGTGTTGCGCGGGGTGCCCGTGCTCGGACGCACCTCCGACGTCGCTGATGTGGTCAAGCGCACCGGCGCGACGATGGTGGTCGTCGCCATGGGGCAGGCCGACAGCGTCATGCTGCGCAGGATCAGCGACCACGCCGAGAGCGTCGGCGCCCGCGTCGCCGTCACCCCGACGTTGAACGCGATGATGTCGGGCGAGGAGGCGCCGACCGATGTGCGGGACATCAGCATCGAAGACCTGATCGGCAGGCATCCGGTCGACACCAACGTCGAGCTGATCGCCGGCTATGTCACGGGAAAGCGCGTGCTGGTCACCGGCGCCGGCGGCTCGATCGGGTCGGAACTGTGCCGTCAGCTGTCGAAGTTCGGCCCGGCCGAGCTGATCATGCTCGACCGTGACGAGACCGGTCTGCAGGTCGCGCAGCTCGGTGTCTCCGGACACGGGCTGCTGAACAATCGCGAGGTTGTTCTGGCGAACATCCGCGAGGCGGATGTGATCAATGGCATCTTCGACGACCGCCGCCCGGAGGTCGTCTTCCACGCGGCGGCGCTGAAGCACCTGCCGATGCTGGAGCAGTACCCCGACGAGGGGTGGAAGACCAACGTGCTCGGTTCACTGAACGTGCTCAATGCCGCTCGGCGAGTGGGCGTGACGCACTTCGTGAACGTGTCGACCGACAAAGCGGCCAATCCCTCCAGCGTGCTCGGGCACTCCAAGCGCGTGGCCGAGAAGCTCACCGCATGGGCCGCTCAGGAGACGGGTATGAACTACGTGTCGGTGCGCTTCGGCAACGTGATCGGCAGCCGCGGTTCGATGCTGCCGACGTTCCAGACGCTGATCCGTGAGGGCAGGCCGATCACGGTGACGCACCCCGAGGCGACGCGCTACTTCATGACCATTCCCGAGGCGTGCCAGTTGGTGATCCAGGCCGGCGGCATCGGTCGCCCCGGCGAGGTGCTGATCCTCGACATGGGAGAGCCCGTGTCGATTCTGGAGGTCGCCAAGCGCATGATCTCGATGTCGGGCAAGAACATCGAGATCATCTTCACCGGCCTGCGGCCCGGCGAGAAGCTGCACGAGGTTCTCGTGGGCGCGAAGGAGCACTTGGAACGTCCGTTCCACCCCAAGATCTCCCACACGCATGCCGACCCGATCTCGCCGGAGCGCCTGGACAACGCGGGCTGGAAAGCACGGATGGCAGAGAAGCCCAGGAACAACGACACGTCCGTAATCCCACCGTGA
- a CDS encoding polysaccharide biosynthesis tyrosine autokinase, translating to MDLRDLIRVARRQMAVLVAATIIGLCGGLIYSMLTPERYQASVQLMITVDTADASTTGELNLANSYAVQVAESYRAVLNSTLVLRPVIEDLGLGYTAGALASKVTTSLAPRGVIITATVSDGNPGQAARIANAIGESFSTVIADQVERRDEATAYTVKIVTVQPASVPVTPAAPNVPLSITLGAILGLAVGIGLALLRTVLDRRIRTLDDVDKAVDAPVIGGVPFDATSSSRPLAVTSDPHDPRAEAYRTIRTNLRFLFPPNEVGVFVVTSAGPSEGKSTTAANLAIALSESGYRVALIDADLRKPRVAGLFGVEGTIGLTDVLVGRVSISDVMQRWGRGTLFLLPAGTRPPNPAEMLGSSAMEMLVLDLKAAFDVVIIDAPPVLPVTDAAVISRIATGVLLVAAAGATTTDHLSAAAERIHTADSRVLGTIITMLPTRGADKTAYGRYGYSAAHAGSTTSHSTHV from the coding sequence ATGGATCTTCGCGACCTCATCCGCGTCGCTCGACGCCAGATGGCCGTGCTCGTCGCCGCCACCATCATCGGTCTGTGCGGCGGTCTGATCTACTCGATGCTCACCCCCGAGCGCTACCAGGCATCCGTGCAGCTGATGATCACCGTCGACACCGCCGACGCGTCCACGACGGGCGAGCTGAACCTGGCCAACAGTTATGCCGTGCAGGTGGCCGAGAGCTACCGCGCCGTGCTGAACAGCACCCTCGTGCTGCGCCCGGTCATCGAAGACCTCGGGCTGGGCTACACCGCCGGCGCTCTGGCCTCCAAAGTGACGACGAGCCTCGCCCCCCGCGGCGTGATCATCACCGCCACCGTCAGCGACGGCAACCCCGGGCAGGCGGCGCGCATCGCCAATGCGATCGGCGAGAGCTTCAGCACCGTCATCGCCGATCAGGTCGAGCGTCGCGATGAGGCGACCGCCTACACCGTCAAGATCGTCACGGTGCAGCCCGCGAGCGTGCCAGTCACACCCGCAGCGCCGAATGTGCCCCTCTCGATCACCCTGGGCGCGATCCTCGGACTTGCGGTCGGCATCGGCCTCGCGCTGCTGCGCACCGTGCTCGACCGGCGAATCCGCACCCTCGACGACGTCGACAAGGCGGTCGACGCGCCCGTGATCGGCGGTGTTCCGTTCGACGCCACGTCATCCAGCCGCCCGCTCGCAGTCACCAGCGACCCGCACGATCCGCGCGCCGAGGCCTACCGCACCATCCGCACCAACCTGCGGTTCCTGTTCCCGCCGAACGAGGTCGGCGTCTTCGTCGTCACCAGCGCCGGACCCTCCGAAGGCAAGTCGACCACCGCGGCCAACCTGGCGATCGCGCTGAGCGAGTCGGGATATCGCGTCGCGCTCATCGATGCCGATCTGCGCAAGCCACGCGTCGCCGGCCTGTTCGGTGTGGAGGGCACGATCGGACTGACCGACGTTCTGGTCGGCCGAGTCAGCATCTCGGACGTGATGCAGCGCTGGGGTCGGGGAACGCTGTTCCTGCTGCCGGCGGGCACTCGTCCGCCGAATCCCGCCGAGATGCTGGGGTCATCGGCGATGGAGATGCTCGTCCTCGACCTCAAGGCGGCGTTCGACGTGGTGATCATCGATGCTCCCCCGGTGCTGCCGGTGACGGATGCCGCCGTCATCTCGCGCATCGCCACCGGGGTGCTGCTGGTGGCGGCAGCCGGAGCGACCACCACCGACCACCTCTCCGCCGCCGCAGAGCGGATCCACACAGCGGATTCCCGTGTGCTCGGCACGATCATCACCATGCTGCCCACCCGCGGAGCAGACAAGACCGCCTATGGTCGATACGGCTACAGCGCCGCGCACGCGGGGTCGACCACGTCTCACAGCACACATGTGTGA
- a CDS encoding polysaccharide biosynthesis tyrosine autokinase — MELRDYVRILHKNWILILILLVLGLAGGAGYAALQAPKYVASTQLYVSVRTEGAATGDLVQGTTFARQMVTSYVDVVNTALVLDPVIEQLKLDTTVAALAPRVSATTPLNTVLIDISVTDGDAERAAKITNAVAESFTGVVQGKLEARAESADASPVLVTITEPAVAPKSPSSPNVRMLILLGGLLGLAVGIGLAMLRTVLDTRIHTLHDLEDITERPMLGGIANDPDAPKRPLIMHADPHSPRAESFRTLRTNLQFLDVEGGPRIFVISSAGPGEGKSTTSANLAIALAETGARVALIDGDLRLPRVADYMGLEGGVGLTDVLIGRVDVADALQKWGKNELFVLTSGRIPPNPSELLGSTAMTQVLKPLGEYFDYVLIDAPPLLLVTDAAVLGRKTRGVILVAASGKTKKQELTGAVRSLATAGVDLLGTVVTMLPTKGPDSYGYGSYTYGAKHVVDQAEPELSEAQAKPRRRATAKV; from the coding sequence GTGGAGCTTCGCGACTACGTCCGCATCCTGCACAAGAACTGGATCCTGATCCTGATCCTTCTTGTGCTGGGTCTCGCGGGAGGCGCCGGATATGCGGCGCTGCAGGCACCCAAGTACGTCGCCTCGACACAGCTGTACGTGTCGGTGCGCACGGAGGGAGCCGCCACAGGCGACCTCGTGCAGGGCACGACCTTCGCGCGGCAGATGGTGACCAGCTACGTTGACGTCGTCAACACCGCCCTCGTGCTCGATCCGGTGATCGAGCAACTCAAGCTGGACACCACCGTCGCCGCCCTCGCACCCCGAGTCAGCGCGACCACGCCGCTCAACACCGTGCTGATCGACATCTCCGTGACCGACGGCGATGCCGAACGCGCCGCGAAGATCACCAACGCGGTCGCCGAGAGCTTCACCGGCGTGGTGCAGGGCAAGCTCGAGGCGCGCGCCGAATCCGCCGACGCGAGCCCCGTGCTGGTCACGATCACCGAGCCCGCCGTCGCGCCGAAGTCTCCGTCGAGCCCGAACGTGCGGATGCTGATCCTGCTCGGCGGACTGCTGGGCCTGGCCGTCGGCATCGGCCTGGCCATGCTGCGCACGGTGCTAGACACTCGCATCCACACGCTGCATGACCTCGAAGACATCACCGAGCGGCCCATGCTCGGCGGCATCGCGAATGACCCCGATGCGCCCAAGCGCCCGCTGATCATGCACGCCGACCCGCACAGCCCGCGCGCCGAGTCGTTCCGCACCCTGCGCACGAACCTGCAGTTCCTCGACGTCGAGGGCGGGCCGCGCATCTTCGTGATCTCCAGCGCCGGCCCCGGCGAGGGCAAGTCCACCACCTCGGCGAACCTGGCGATCGCCCTGGCCGAGACCGGTGCCCGCGTGGCACTGATCGATGGCGACCTGCGACTGCCGCGCGTGGCCGACTACATGGGCCTGGAGGGCGGCGTCGGGCTGACCGACGTGCTCATCGGCCGGGTCGACGTGGCCGACGCCCTGCAGAAGTGGGGCAAGAACGAACTGTTCGTGCTCACCAGCGGACGCATCCCGCCGAACCCCAGCGAGCTGCTCGGCTCCACGGCCATGACGCAGGTGCTCAAGCCCCTGGGCGAGTACTTCGACTACGTGCTGATCGACGCACCGCCGCTGCTGCTCGTGACCGACGCCGCCGTGCTCGGGCGCAAGACCCGTGGCGTGATCCTGGTCGCCGCATCCGGCAAGACCAAGAAGCAGGAGCTCACCGGAGCGGTGCGCAGCCTGGCCACCGCCGGCGTCGACCTGCTCGGCACGGTCGTCACCATGCTC